The following DNA comes from Bacteroidia bacterium.
TTTATTTGCCCGGAGTAATAAAAGTCTTAATAGCCGTTATTTTAATAGTAGTTGTCTATCAAATTCAGCAGGCTGATTCGGTTCCTTTTATTTACACAGAGTACTGAAGTTTTTGTGTATTTGAAAACTAAATTTGATATAACTATGCTCAAAAAGTGCTACAAAGAAAATGTTATTGAAGCAGGAGTAGATGAAGTAGGTAGAGGTTGTTTAGCAGGAATTGTAGTAGCCGCAGCGGTTATTTTGCCTACAAATGTAGAAATTCCAAATCTTAAAGATTCCAAGCAGCTTTCCCCTGCAATGAGAAAGGAACTTAGTACTTATATTATTCATCAAGCTATTGCTTATGCTATTGGTGTAGCTTCTGTGGAAGAAATTGACAGACTAAATATACTACAAGCCACTTATTTGGCTATGCACAGGGCTATTGAACAATTAAAACCTCTACCTATGCATTTATTGGTAGATGGCAACCAATTCAAGCCTTACCCAGGTATTACGCACACTTGTATAGTTAAAGGAGATGCGCAATATCAAAGTATAGCAGCTGCAAGTGTATTGGCTAAAAACTATCGTGATGCTTATATGCATGAGCTATCCAAGCTTTACCCAGAATATCAATGGGATAAAAATGTTGGATATCCAACTCCGCAGCATATTCAAGCGATAAGCAAGTATGGCTATACTGTACACCACAGAAAAAGCTTTGTGGTCAAAGCACTTCAACCTAAGCTATTCTCACCATCAGAGAAAGATACGTTGCTTTGAAAAAAAATTTTTTAATCACATTGATTTACAAAACTTTAATCTATCGGTTTTTATTCAAGGACTACAAATTTATTCAAATTCCATTCCTTGCCTGTGTTGATATGAGCTTGAAGCTGCTGCATCATACTATAAATTCCGAAATAT
Coding sequences within:
- a CDS encoding ribonuclease HII — its product is MLKKCYKENVIEAGVDEVGRGCLAGIVVAAAVILPTNVEIPNLKDSKQLSPAMRKELSTYIIHQAIAYAIGVASVEEIDRLNILQATYLAMHRAIEQLKPLPMHLLVDGNQFKPYPGITHTCIVKGDAQYQSIAAASVLAKNYRDAYMHELSKLYPEYQWDKNVGYPTPQHIQAISKYGYTVHHRKSFVVKALQPKLFSPSEKDTLL